One region of Armigeres subalbatus isolate Guangzhou_Male chromosome 3, GZ_Asu_2, whole genome shotgun sequence genomic DNA includes:
- the LOC134222275 gene encoding ras-related protein RabX-like, whose translation MADYAKTLSTDFTKELNRICNEFDKVSSLTIGMANHCEEHNSSQSESTSTDAIMNELKLLSSTVNALKSDLTPTVSTPNLMDELSSETVIHPELTRNDLDEASAENDTATCNFNINRRYNNNNFNNKNNNTSNNNFINKRHNNNDISRKMVNRSRNNNFNGNSDNNHNHNRMNHNDRNSFMNRNKCGNNSNKNVNHNAHNHNHNRNGFLPPDKDLLTAAKAMFSGPVKNRGINFQRGETLN comes from the exons ATGGCCGACTATGCAAAAACACTGTCAACCGACTTCACCAAAGAATTGAACCGAATATGTAATGAATTCGATAAAGTGAGTTCGCTAACAATTGGAATGGCCAACCATTGCGAGGAACACAATTCAAGCCAGAGTGAATCTACCTCAACCGACGCCATCATGAATGAATTGAAGTTGCTATCCAGCACAGTCAACGCTCTGAAAAGTGACTTGACTCCTACGGTATCAACTCCAAATTTAATGGACGAACTGAGTTCAGAGACAGTGATACACCCGGAGCTGACTCGCAATGATCTAGATGAAGCTTCAGCTGAAAACGACACAGCAACCTG cAACTTCAATATCAACAGAAGATACAACAACaataatttcaacaacaaaaacaataatACCAGCAACAATAACTTCATCAACAAAAGACACAACAACAACGACATAAGCAGAAAAATGGTCAACAGAAGCAGAAACaacaatttcaatggaaacagCGACAATAATCACAACCATAATCGCATGAACCACAATGATCGGAACAGCTTTATGAACCGGAATAAATGCGGAAATAATAGCAACAAGAATGTCAACCATAACGCGCACAACCATAATCACAATCGTAATGGATTTCTCCCCCCGGATAAGGATTTGCTTACAGCAGCAAAAGCCATGTTTTCGGGACCAGTTAAAAACCGCGGCATAAATTTTCAACGAGGAGAAACACTGAACTGA